Part of the Pelmatolapia mariae isolate MD_Pm_ZW linkage group LG3_W, Pm_UMD_F_2, whole genome shotgun sequence genome is shown below.
ttgtgtcccagctgagtaacaggaggagaagagtctggtggagcagcagaggaacaatttcagccgtttggactcagctcagtcactacagaggaaaccatgacttcaacacaaaaggtgagaaaaacatcacagttacACTGTTATTGAAATTGTGTGCACAGCTAGTTGGTTATTAAAAAGTTattaacagcagctttatctTTTCCATCCTGGGCTCCTCCATATATACACAATTTGCattcacaaacaaaaaactcagaggttataagaaaatacaaagatcatTTTTATCAGCACACATTGAAAAAACAATATCATCAGTTGAACTCACAATTTTTTATGCGTAAAAGATTTTCTCAGCTGATCAATATTTCTtcaatatgtatttttcattACAACTCTCTTTGTACCACATCATTGTAATGTGATAATTTCACTAGAAGGTGATGGTAACACACCTGCAATGTGTTTGTGGTCATGTTTGATTCCACTAGTGGAgggagtttcagtttgttccatgactgcatttcactcactgcctctgtttgtatctctgtcactgcaggaccaacatggagcgagaagtcagcgctctcaggaggccgacaaacgtcacagaagaaagggagagaaaacctaCAACTGTGaggagtgtggaaagtcttttgtccaggctggagacttaaaaaaacaccaactcatccacagtggagttaaagcatacagctgtgacttgtgtggaaagtcttttaccctgcctcaaaccttaaaaacacaccaactcatccacagtggagttaaaccttacagctgtgacttgtgtggcaagtcttttacccaagctggagacttaaaaaaacaccaactcatccacagtggagttaaagcatacagctgtgacttgtgtggaaagtttTTTACCCGGgctgaaaacttaaaaacacaccgactcatccacagtggagttaagcGTTACagttgtgacttgtgtggaaagtcttttacccaggctggcgGCTTAAAAACTCACctactcatccacagtggagttaaaccttacagctgtgacttgtgtggaaagtcttttacccaggctggcgccttaaaaacacaccaactcatccacggTGGATTTAAatcttacagctgtgacttgtgtggaaagtcttttgcctgggctggagacttaaaaagacaccaactcatccacagacGAGTTAAActgtacagctgtgacttgtgtggaaagtcttttacccgggctggcggcttaaaaacacaccaactcatccacagtggagttaaagcttacagctgtgacttgtgtggaaagtcttttacccgggctggagacttaaaaacacaccaactcatccacagtggagttaaagcttacagctgtgacttgtgtggaaagtcttttacccgggctggagacttaaaaacacaccaactcatccacagtggaattaaagcttacagctgtgacttgtgtggaaagtcttttacccaggctggaggcttaaaaactCACCAGCTCATTCACAGTGGaattaaaccttacagctgtgacttgtgtggaaagtcctttacccaggctggagccttaaaaacacaccaactcatccacagtggatttaaaccttacagctgtgacttgtgtggaaagtcttttgccTGGGTTGgagacttaaaaagacaccaattcatccacagtggagttaaaccttacagctgtgacttgtgtggaaagtcttttacccaggctggagacttaaaaaaacaccatctcatccacagtggatttaaaccttacaactgtgacttgtgtggaaagtctttttcccaggctggagacttaaaaacacaccaactcatccacagtggaattacaccttacagctgtgacttgtgtggaaagtcttttaagCGGGCTCACAGCTTAAAAAatcacaaactcatccacagtggagttaaagcatacagctgtgacttgtgtgggaAGTCTTTTAAGCGGgctcaaaacttaaaaagacaccaactcatccacagtggagttaaaccttacagctgtgactcatgtggaaagtctttttcccaGGCTGGagccttaaaaacacaccaactcatccacagtggagttaaaccttacagctgtgacttgtgtggaaagtcttttaagCGGGCTCAAACCTTAGAAACACACcgactcatccacagtggatttaaaccttacagctgtgagttgtgtggtaaAGCCTTTGCTCAAAGTACCAACTTACAGAGGCATCTatttacccactctggaattaaggtgTACAGCTGCgacttttgtggaaaaactttcagtgaAAAAAAGTACCGAAATATTCACCTACGGACTCACACTGGAAATAATGTTtcctgctgtgatcagtgtgggaaacCGTTTACAACAGATGTACAGCTACGACAACACATGTTTAGCCACACTGAGGAGacaccttataaatgtgacctgtgtgagaagacttttaaagctccacatcagctgaaaaaacaccaacagatccacaccagaaagtaactctactagtgcagttactgtgaggatgTATTGATTTTAACCTGATTGTTTGGAACAAGTCTGATCAGTAAACTTGTGGAATTATACTGAATgaactgtttggaaaaatgaagaGTCATCTTTGTCCGGTAAGCTGAGtgttataatgtaaacagtaaaatttAATTGGACGTTAGCAGAGATGCTTCTTATTTAaggcgacgttcaggataaaaacgTTGAAGGAATTCCAttacttacactgtctttgtttagaagtggAGCAAAGCacatggatccagttctcaaccctgttgtcactgtggtggtgagAAAGCGTTTttctgtgacctttgtggaaaaacttccaaTCATCAATGGGACCTAAAAACACATCAACGTAgactagtggtgcaacggatcaaaaatttCACGGTTCtgatcggatcacggttttaaagTCACGGttcggatcaattttcggatcagcaaaaatagaaaaaaaagacaaaaattctaCTCGCCgtttacttatttaagtatttttttcctattaaaaacattcaactgaagaCTGGTTCCACGcacttacaaaaaaacaaattaaggtgcaatatggacattatgggccatgctgggcatcctctgcacacggccataaacaaccagaggagtctggtGACAGGTTacttctcccaaagtcaaggaccagcagacttaaaaagtcctttgccccacacgccatcaaactgtttaactcctcgctggaggggaaacggggacagaggagggggaacaagtagctgtagtgccttttcactgtgcaatagtttttgttaatatctaACGGTGTAGTAGACCCACAATACTTGAAGTGTGCctttcccttgtattcttattcctatttattctatttatcccttttgtattctctgtatttataaatttgTATATTTGGCATATTTCTGCTCACTTTCTGTAACTtgtgtcggtgctgtgctactggaaactgaatttcagttTGAACCCACCCgaaggataaataaagtttcatctaatctaatgtaatctatagggcagtgcagggctttgtatctacctCTCCCCTGTGATATGACGAGCGGTCACGGTCACGTGGCTTTCCGTAGCGCTGGagctccacccatttgtagttagagcaacagaagatgcctgggacagttcagccataactttaaacttctcctgctcatacatgcttggaatgatcttgtcactgaagtggacgcgcaacgagagatcatagcgtggctcaaccacgttcatcacagtttaaaccccttgttttgcacaacagacgacggcctcccgtctgcagctaaacaacccattagcttttgtaatagctttagcccggtcggactgggcagtaaagggctgcttaaatgccgcaaactcctctgtTCTGCTGCTTGGACCGCTAGCGTTGACCATAACTaccgcttgacagactgaccgCGCGCACTATacgcatactttttttttctttttcgaatcttcgaatcacgtgcgtaccgaaccgtggagtgggatcggtttgGATTTCGGATCAACCgagatccgttgcaccactaacgtagacacactggagtcaaaatgaactactgtaaACAATGTGTGAGAGGCTCCCACACCCCAagtacattaaaatacatgacctcttccacagtggggtcaaaaaccacatctgtgaccagtgtgggtcatccttcaccactgcacaTGAGCTTAATGAAAAAGCATAAGCGAATCCAAACAGAAGAgacaccatacaagtgcagacactgtgacaaaagcttctaaGAATCAGGTCATCATAACAAacatgaacgtacacacatggaagtgaacttcagctgtgaccagtgtgacaagagcttcaggaatctcagttcatactccgaacacaaacgatcccacactgtaaataaactgtttcactgttaccaatgtgcaaaaacattcacttcattatctgctctgtgcaaacatcagcctgatcatgcaggactgaaatcactggatcacaatgaatctgaagagagagaaagatcctcttctggtttcagggtcggacttaaaaaccttgagatcaggctccacagagttcagatggaacctcctgtaaagagtgtcagctgatgtcacacttggatctgatgaggtagctctgatTTCTGGACCTGCAGTGAATAACCCTGAATGTTACATTCAGGAAGCTGCATGTATAGATATGCATATCAAGTTAATTTTTTTTCGTTTGAGGGAATTTAATTTTCTAAAATGTTAtccctgttacattttattctttgttcCCTTAGGACACAGTAGTGTTTAGTAGTTGTACTTGTTACTGTATTATTAAAGCTATAGAAATATCTTTTTTACCAAACTGATATTGTATCAAAATTACAGATATGGATATATATCaatgttgggtctgtgtttccacatgccccgctagtttagagacttattcctcatgaagaaCGCAAAACATAGGAGATCATcttcaagaaccagctcttgaaGCCTaaatccttcaaagagcagctgtcCTCATAGCCTTTTTATGGACATGACAGTTACAGTTTACACAATAcaacacaagcacctcccaccATAAAACCCCCCAatggttctaagacaaggcactattagtgtgtatgtgtaagcacccatatgcatgtgcaagaacgtgtgtgtgtgtgtctgagtgagtgtgtgagaatgtgtgtgtgtgtgtctgagtgagtGTGTAAGAATTTGTGTCTCTCTTTGTGCGTGATTTCCAACTATTTCTAACAACATCCTtagtagggctgcacgattaatcgttagaaaatcgcgatctcgattcatacttatgtgcaatctcatttccaaatgacaacgatttaaaaaaaaaaaaaaaagacgacgacgattgtaccgcattttgatccgggacgtaatctgcatgaaaacaagcgttcactcttcctgctcaacaaatgacaagggcggagccttataccacgtgatacagaagctgtgccgtgatgctcaaattggcagggaaaaacaacggagaacacgtcagggatgacgagaaagtgacaggagaaaattcgTGGAGaaaaccacccaaacatcaataacaggAACCTTATACAGtgcttccctatacacgtcgaactctcgcaggcacaaagaaattacggaggctattacttatcacctgatcaaagatatatcaacactgcaaaatgagggatttaggaaaatgatcaacaccctagacaaacgctacacagtgccgtcccgcaactatttttctattgttgcactacctgctctatgcTCCTGActaccaggaaaaaaaatgttgtccaatcaaaaaaatgtttaaatcccCCAATGTTTGTAAGGTAATCAGAAGactgaaataattttttgggaaaaaaaagtttacattttttagATATTACATGTCCACTGCAGAGGACATTGAAAGGCCATACATGTAAAAATTAACTTTGATGGCAAAACATTTGCTTCAACTCTTCACCAAGGAGAAGTTTGAATTCAAGGAACTGTAGTGGTTTCTTCCCCCAAAAACTGCAAACCACTGCTATACTGAAGCCACGAGTTGGTGATTGCCAGATCAAAAAGTAGAGAACTGCACATACTGTCAATTTCTGAGTGCGAGAGACCATCCTGTAGAAACTCAACATTCAAAAGGACTCGTTTTctggtcatttaaaaaaacaacaaaatggagGAAATGACTACAAATGTCCACTAAGGAGGCCATTTTTTAAACACTTCAATACTATACTAAAATGAAGTTAGAATTAAGCATACTATGTTTTAATGTGTTATTAAGAGacttatttaaaatatgttaacAACATTTATAGCCAAAAATTGCTCAATAAAAAGTTTTATGCACTTTAATTCTTTCCATAAAATGTGCTTGCAGTGATGGCTGCCATGTTCCTTAATGAAAAAACTAAAGTTCCCAAAGCTCCACCCCTTCACATTTGGTATCATTGGAAAGCTCTAAATGTCCTCTGTAGATACCAAAAGGAGGCAATTCTATAGTATGCAGTGCATGGGAGATATTCAGGTTTAGAAAGGTGCTCTACAGAGGACAAATTTGTATTGCTGGTAGTCAGGAggctatacacgcagtgtcgagcaacggtggagacggaatttcaagcagtacaacattttgcggcaaccacaaaatgtgaggcatttattgtttttatgtttatttattgtttttatgttcagtttcaactgttacgaagttgatgtgcagttaataagtgcaataaatatttatattggaaaagaaaatcgtgagagaatcgtgatctcaattctaagcaaaaaaatcgtgattctcattttatgcaaaatcgtgcaacCCTAATCCTTAGTCATAAAATGGAAATCTCTCCCAAACCCAATATATGGTTCAATTCCTGTATTGGTTCACCATGCACAACACAGTGAagccatacaaagggcaggaagcttaccaaacaacaaacagaatCTTCACAAGGGATGTGTCTACAATAAACCCTCCCCAGCACAGAGTAGCTGGAGAGGcggtcagagacaaaggaatgtcttgatCCTATAGATTGAACTAAGACTCTCAAATTTAAGAaccacaatgacaacattcaacaattacaCTTCAGTCAATTTCTTTCATTTGAAAATtaacttctgttttttaaagtattcattttaaagaagTGTTAAAAGTTAAAAGAGCAGCACACATCAAGACCATTTTAAAGATCACAGGTGACTACTTTTAGTTGTTTCAAATTCTATTAAACCTCTATTTTTGGCTCCTCCTTTTACTTTagtgtatttactgtatttacttttaatgaattcattttgatccacatgttctgcagctgttttcttgttACTTTGAAGTTTGCATTATGAAGATCCTGATAATGTTAAAGCGTTACTTATATTTCATGAACtctgtgtaaagtttgtcttattaaacagtttggtgtgaaaaataaagaaatggtctCACAACAAGTAGTTTGAGCCATGATTTCAGATTCTAAGTAATTTAACAGTTTTCAGTGGTACATgtggaggtttatcagaggaggaTACTTGGCTGTGCTCCACTCACACTGAACAGGGTTCCTGCAGCTCGTAAAAAACTCTGAAATGATCTTCAAGGACAAAAATATTCGATTTTTCTCAAAAAtgtgctgtggtggtggtgatgttcCTGCATTGCAACAGTGGTTTTAAGATGTGTTCTCCCCCCCTGCTCGTCTGCACGACTCTCACGGAGCACCACTTTGAAACGCAGCCTGTCTGGCTGTTGAGAGGGGCGGGTTGTCTTTAAAGTGCTTCCAGGTAATTAAGAAGTGAGCGCAGGGTTTTATACGGTTCTGTGGTGATTGTCACAAAGTGAACAAGGTCTCACGGTTTGATGCTTATCCCATGCCCCGTGTTGACCCGGACTGTATAAGCACTGGTTGCTTTTTTATTATGCTACATTTAACCAACGCCCACTGGCAGATTCCCTTGTGTGCAGAGTCCACAGACAAAAATGTCCTTCTCTACTCTGTATGGTTCGTATCAATTCGTCACACTTCTGTTTGCCTTGGTTGAAGCCCGACCATTTTCCAGCACCTCGTGGAGCACTAGCTCACTCTGCATATGCTGTTCCTTACCTGGATGGTGTTGTCATTCATAGTGATACCTCGGTGGATCATGTGCAGTGGTTGGTCACAGTCCCGGAGTCCATGAGGCAGGCAGGGCTGATGGCAAACCCAAAGAAGTGTGTGGTTGGatgctttttgggtttttttcctctcaccctctctctcgcactttttttcgtTTCACTCCGCATGcaagccttgtgctttgcactgggaagagggggaggggcggtagttaaactcacagtagcacaggaacagagcgggagggagagagagaaagagaaccagggacaacaacatcacattaaaaaggtatggtaatcatccacaactattttcagttgcagatgataaaggattcagaaagtttattcatgcaggcccatatgacagagaatgtgcatcttctttttgttttcatatttaaatttatatttaattgtgttgtggtttgcagtgttttgtgttgtttcactttaaatttgtttaaaaggaaaaagctgaaaatttaaatagttaaaaattgaaatgtgaaaagttgtttttgtattatgtgatttatttattacattttatgtggagtgaataaataaaagtatatttacagtggcccctagagacaaagcacgtaaaaactctaaaacacaaacaaaaggacaacagaagtgctccaggatgctaggcgcagtgttgagcttttgttacctagtggctacacaagccagcaagtaccaacgaccggatttggtgtgtggtagtgagaggtaaatgaatattttttttaattgtttgaatatatatgagtgcttgtgtataaatacgcaaaacaatacacatatactttcaattgtgtaatttaagtgatctatgtagctctgttttgaaatttcagttaatgctagaaatgtgttttggagtttgtacatacTTTGTCTCTACGGGCcactgcatatatttatatataaacatatataaataaaaccaatttttttacattagtaattccttttgtgcataattttatagtGTTGTtagtaataaatgcattaaagcaacaaaacaagctGAAGAGCCGGTttggagccgaaagagccgagGTGAAAGAGCCgtttctctaaaaagagccggaaatcccatcactattgGGTACAATTTGGGAGGTGGGCAGGTGCATCCACATATTgcagaaatggaagaaagcaggcTTAAACatttgcttaatatttccatTGAAAGACAAGTCCTGGTCAAAATGACTCTAAGATTCCTCATAGTGTTACTGGCGGCCAAGGTATCGCATCCAGAAGACGATGAAATCCTTATTTGTTGATAAAATTGTCACAGAGCTTCCCCCATCTATTACTAAAGATTCACATCAAACTTATGCCATTCTTGGTTGctttaatgaacattttttgttgtCACAGTTTGATACTGATGATTTCTTGTGAACACTCCTTTAGTATGAACCCAGTGACAGTACCTGGGTTGGTTGTAGACAGGCATATATGAGGGggcagacagaaatgtaaaGGGGGCACCTGGTGGCAGTGGAAGCAAGAACAGTGTGGGGGTTGGGTGGGGTGCTCTGGATTAggggcagtgttggggagtaatggaatacatgtaccggcgtttcatatttaaaatacaaaatatgagtaactgtattccgttcaGTCCGATATTACACttttaaatcctactacttattcctgcatctTTAAAGATCTTAGCTTCAAATCACGTGCCGACGATTGAATTAGTCATTGACGactttgatagtcgacgtaatagTGACTAGTCACCCCTACTCTGGAGaactgtttttgtcatgtaatTGGACTGCACTTTATCAGGCCTCCACCTTATGACCTGACCCCACCTTATGAACTTGGGTGTCCCACCTGAAAACTAAGCTGCTGCTGGTCTAGCTTTTATGGTCACTAAGGCACGCAAACCCCCTAACCACGTTAAGGTGGCAATCCCTCAGgtagaaaacagaaaagcaacaaatcaaaaaataaattaaaatattgcTCATCAGATTCTAAACTAAAAACATGACAGGAGAACAATGCAAACTAAACCTACATAATTTCACCGtctttaattaggggtataacgtggcataagatagtataataatctcacaattcCCCCTTTCATCTCTTTTTAAAGAGATCAATTACAccttataatccagttttgCGAGGTCCAATTCTTCTTACCCCTATGGCCCTTTGTCCCCTTTTAACGGATGGACCTTATGTGAGATGACCTCTCTGTTTGGGCAATTCAGATCCAAGAAAGACTAAATTTACAATAACAACAGTAGTTACAgattaaggagcttggaaagaaaagcgtctggacttcttgagttgcttgaagacgtttcacctctcatccgagaagcttcttcagttctaagaactgtccagacgcttttctttccaagctccttagtctacgatgacctggacgactgagaaccttcacagactgtAGTTACAGATGACACTCCCATCACTCTCCCGTTCtcccacagctttattttggTGCTACAGTTTTCCCCAACCTCATCTTGGTGCTACCTTGTACCTTTTCCACGTACTCAGACTAGAACCTCTTTCCGAGGagcttttaacctttattttattgctgcagcTACCAGTTTCTTCCAGTTGGGTGATTCTCTGCTCCTCTTCGCACCTccttggtctggtgttcctggatttccacCAACCCCTTCGTGGTTATTAGTGTGCTTATGGGATCCATCCTCTTGAGGTAACTAGCCGGAGCCCAAACggcatgacacttgaccccagttgctgtcttggcagtctctttgtctgtctctgctgcgAAGGGTCCTTGTATCTCCGTGACCTCGTCTGGTGTCTGTTCCTTCCtctgtaagagacagaaaaccaaaacacctctCTGCCTAGCCTTGATAATCTAATGTTGTTATCCATTGTTCTTCTAGTGATTCAAATTTGGTTTAGAATATCATGTTCAGGACTCTCTGATCCAGTGACTTATTCTAATCATATCTACATGTGTAAGCATGgccgatcgtggctcaagagttgggagttcaccttgtaattggaaggttgctggttcgagcccctgttcggacagtctcggtcgttgtgtccttgggcaagacacttcacccgttgcctactggtggtggtcagagggcccggtggcgccagtgttcggcagcctcgcctctgtcagtgcgccccagcgtggctgtggctacaacgtagcttgccatcaccatcCTCTTGAGGTAACTAGCCGGAGCCCAAACGGCATGACACTTGACccttgtgtaaagcgctttggagtccttagggtcTAGTAAAAGCGGTATATAATTACAGACCATTTAAgcatgtttgcatttaattatgACCTTCAGAAGACTGAGTGTCAACTCTcatttgcaatgtgtgtatgaaaatgatTATAACCGCTTATTTAtgtaaaagaaatcaaaaacaaattaaccatTTTCAATTCTAACATTTTCCCTCCTTTTCACAAAAGCATATGTTTCATTCAGCGTGCTGTCCCACGGTTTCCTCTCCAGTGTGATACTCAGCTTCTCATGAACACTGGctttttatcttctaaacgctATTCAGTTTATTTCAATCATTAATgtttaaacatgaaaatgatGATTATGCTTCTCACTGGTTCTCAAGAAAAAGTCTGGGAACCTCCGGGTCACAATCTTAAGTTTTACCCTACCTAaattattaaacacacaaataaagtcATTGAAACCATTGTTTCATGTTAAAACTCGACTTCCCCCTTTTTGACACACTGCCATGTATCAATTCACCGGAGCTagaaattaaaggaaaaggTTAGTGACATCATATCTCAGAAAACATCAGAAATTCTCCTCTCCAGTATTGTTGCTCTAGCCCTGCTGCCCTGTGTTAGGGAATGAAATCAGTTTAATTATCATGTTAGATCTGTTGAACTCCTGGCTCCGCCCAGAGCCTGCATCCGCAGAACTgcctagaaacaaaacctgtgtgttaatatgaatttcacatttgcaactccgtttttccccactgtcCTTCCCTCACTGACCACAGCAGGGGAATTTATGTCTTGGTTCAACCATGAATCCAGCTCACCTGATTCATCACTGAGCCTAACCGTCACTGGCATCTGGTAGTGTGGCACTGCATCTTCTTCCCTTAATGTCACTGTTTTCCATTCTTTTACTTAGAGTCCTTAAACATGAGATAGACCGCTTCCACAACAAGTCAATACAGCTGTAAATATGGCCAATTATCAAGCGTTCATTTTAATGCATGCTTTAGTCAACCACTCACCCAGAGGATCTTCAATCCCAGAAAATTCATTTTCcttatttaataaagtctgtcATTCTTCCATGCCCTGGTAACTGGCCCATCCGGAGCTGTATCACCTTGAAATGTACATACAGCATGCCGAACCACACCTTGGTCACACCAACCCTTTTTCCACCCTGAGGATGTCCAACGTCATCCTAGTCTGGACTGTCAAAATTGACTTTAACACCAACTGTTCTGACATTCCTGTTTATTACATTCCCTGGTCAGATTAGCAAGTCTATGCACACTAGAATAAACATAATCAACATGGTCAACATTTTATTGggtgttatttaaaaatattatagaTTCAAACCCTCCAACCCTGTGGGGTTTGCCAAATTATGTTTATCTAGAACTCCTCTCCGTCTCTACATTTTTGAGAATTTTATACTTAGTGTCACATTTTAGGAATTTGACCATAAGTGACATTTATGGTGTTATCACCCCCATCGGGGCTTACCTTTCCCACTTTTGGTGATATTCCTCCCTCGAACATTTGCAATTACCAAGTGGGTGCTATAGGAAACAAAAGCTCAGGACAGAACAACTATCAGTCATGTGCTTCATGCAAAATTTGCATATATTTTGATTTCATATTGATCCTCTGAGTGTAAcggtacattttaatttatcaaAGCTAAACACAATGGTTTTTccttcattgttttactcttctTCTTTGCAGTACTACGTCCTAGTGTAACAGAGTTAAAAATACATCTGGAAAAACATGTACTTACCTGgtcttaattattattttaagtgtGAATTTATcatttttgctgtattttattttggaaaccCAGAAACCAGATCTCGCTCTGGCGTCTGAAGCTTCTAAGGCTTCCGTTCCTCACAAAGCACGTTTGCACTGTGAGGGTAAGTTCAGTAATTAAAGGCTCTGACATTATTATGGTTTCTGGCGTAAATGTTGGCACATAAGTTGTACATGTCGATGTATATAGGTTTGTATAGATTAGTGATGGGTAGATAA
Proteins encoded:
- the LOC134624806 gene encoding zinc finger protein 91-like encodes the protein MTSTQKDQHGARSQRSQEADKRHRRKGEKTYNCEECGKSFVQAGDLKKHQLIHSGVKAYSCDLCGKSFTLPQTLKTHQLIHSGVKPYSCDLCGKSFTQAGDLKKHQLIHSGVKAYSCDLCGKFFTRAENLKTHRLIHSGVKRYSCDLCGKSFTQAGGLKTHLLIHSGVKPYSCDLCGKSFTQAGALKTHQLIHGGFKSYSCDLCGKSFAWAGDLKRHQLIHRRVKLYSCDLCGKSFTRAGGLKTHQLIHSGVKAYSCDLCGKSFTRAGDLKTHQLIHSGVKAYSCDLCGKSFTRAGDLKTHQLIHSGIKAYSCDLCGKSFTQAGGLKTHQLIHSGIKPYSCDLCGKSFTQAGALKTHQLIHSGFKPYSCDLCGKSFAWVGDLKRHQFIHSGVKPYSCDLCGKSFTQAGDLKKHHLIHSGFKPYNCDLCGKSFSQAGDLKTHQLIHSGITPYSCDLCGKSFKRAHSLKNHKLIHSGVKAYSCDLCGKSFKRAQNLKRHQLIHSGVKPYSCDSCGKSFSQAGALKTHQLIHSGVKPYSCDLCGKSFKRAQTLETHRLIHSGFKPYSCELCGKAFAQSTNLQRHLFTHSGIKVYSCDFCGKTFSEKKYRNIHLRTHTGNNVSCCDQCGKPFTTDVQLRQHMFSHTEETPYKCDLCEKTFKAPHQLKKHQQIHTRK